The window ttgtttaaaaataatgaactaaattattttgtttcagacTCATTGCATCTTATTGATCCAGGTTGGGCCAATTGAATCTAGAATATATTCAGACTTTGAATCTGTGACGGATTGTTGCAAAGGTaagaaaagtgtaaaatattgaataaaataatagttttgttaatATGCTTCATATTAAATTACTTGTAGTGCTTCACATACAATAttctactaataaaaataatcttacagGTTTTAAATGATACACCAATCACTTACGATAGGAGTGGCACGAGACAGAAACTTAGCCAGTACAGTAACTTTTTGTCCCATTTAGAGCTTTCAATTTTCATGACATATGTGAGAGCTCACCTGCCATAATATGCCAGCAACAGGAAGGTTTTAGAATCATCAGGAAGAGAGAAACTAATCCAAACATCACTTTGAAATTAATCAAATACTCAAATCATATTTCATGCTTAAGTTATAATTAGAGTTCTATGAACCTAGTTagagaattgtattatttttggtGAGGAGGGTGTCCCTGAATCCCTGAATATGCCTCTACCATTGTATTTATTTGTGGGATTTTGAATTCATCCATCGAATGTAACTAGGTTTTCACTCTGAGTTAACAGCAAGTCTTCTCAATTTTTAGAAGAGCGGGGGAGATAAGTAGCGCCTTTGACatagtaataatatttgttaactaCAAACGATGAAGCGAATTAAAACGAATTAATATTGATATGATGTCTCAAGTAATTGTTTCACACACTGTCAGGGTGGATCGTACACGAAATCAGTATAGTTAGTGTTATTTACTGGATAAAAGCGTGCTAATAACTACAAGATATTAGCACGTgaagttaaaaaaagtaacagaATTTTTAACATTGTGCCTGCAGTACTTGTGGTTTTGTATTTGTAGGTAAGATGTATTACTAGTTCAGTAACTCATCTCACATTTCAAAATTTAGCGTTAGGATGGCTGTTGGATTTGAATATGCACTGATCTAATATAGGTTTCATGATGGTACGGATTTTCTTATGTTCAGACTGGTCTAGAGACAGCATGTGTTGCATAATTATTATCTGCCCTGGTATTTCCATTACTGATCAATTCTGTAGCAAGTTGTTTTTTTGTCAATTTGTTTTGAGTGAAATCTTGCACACTTTCAGAGGCTGAGCGGTAAAGCCAATCTGTACTAGGAGCTGAGTTAGGTCTACTCACACTTTAAATGCATAATTTACCTATTTACATTGTAGGGGAAATAGTGTGTCATACACAGTATATGTTATATAACTGTGATTACCTCTTATTAGTGATGCAATTGGATTACCAGTCTCGCTGGTGTCATACACAGCATATGTTATACAACTGTGATCGTTTTTTATTAGTGATGTAACTAGATTACCAGTCTCGCTGGTGTCATACACAGCATATGTTATACAACTGTGATCGTTTCTTATTAGTGATGTAACTAGATTACCAGTCTCGCTGGTGTCATACGCAGCATATGTTATACAACTGTGATCGTTTTTTATTAGTGATGTAACTAGATTACCAGTCTCGCTGGTGTCATACGCAGCATATGTTATACAACTGTGATCGTTTTTTATTAGTGATGTAACTAGATTACCAGTCTCGCTGGTGTCATACACAGCATATGTTATACAACTGTGATCGTTTCTTATTAGTGATGTAACTAGATTACCAGTCTCGCTGGTGTCATACGCAGCATATGTTATACAACTGTGATCGTTTTTTATTAGTGATGTAACTAGATTACCAGTCTCGCTGGTGTCATACGCAGCATATGTTATACAACTGTGATCGTTTCTTATTAGTGATGTAACTAGATTACCAGTCTCGCTGGTGTCATACGCAGCATATGTTATACAACTGTGATCGTTTCTTATTAGTGATGTAACTAGATTACCAGTCTCACTGGACTCCTTTCTATcatttttatttgacaaattaCAATTTGACTGTGACTTAGATCTGAAActtatggaataaatttaaatagtttagtatttgggttgatgtaaaaaaattatacattaatatattttctttatgaatCCTGACTTAGCATATCTTGATTTtgggtaaaatatatttcaagtttgAGCAGCTGTTATTATATTACGTTACATTAAAGGTGTCTTTTAAATGTGAGAACAATAAATCTTTGTCTCAAacctttttatacaaaatcttaaGGAATGTTTTTTTCAGGAATCCTACAAATCTATGAAGATTATCTGGCCCGTCTGCATAACACAGAAGCTAAGATCAACTATGGAGCTGCGAATGCATTGAGATTCGTAAATGATGTGACGGACATTTCTTGTCTAGTGTAAGTATATTCATTTTCTTTATAACACGTTTACCAAATTACTTTCTCTTTCCAACAGGTTGATCAGTCATGTGTAAGCAGAGACATTCATTTCCCAGATATTTGttaaatccttaaaaaattttaggtatgtaaaaatataacttcaaaataacagtatttaaacagattttatctAAAATTACTCTGTACAACTTTAggggaattatttttattagagttGGCCTAGAACTTGCAACTCATTGGTGGTTTGAAATCCTTATGAGGACTAGATACTTTCATAATCAGGTGATCTGCCTTTAGCTAAAGGCTGTATGAACCAGTGTATACAGTATACCAGTGTCTTTTTACGGGATCTGATATCATACCTTTGTCTGTGTatacaagaatatttaaaataccgGGTGTCCGAAAAAGAACTCCCTAGTTTTggattcttttaatttattgtacaatatacaaattacaatgaCTGCTACATTAAATGAAAGGTCACGTTGGTATTGAACGATCTTCTGTGGTTTCTGAGACCCCCAAATTCTGCAGTTGTGGCGGTTTACAACCCCATTAATGTGGAACGTCGATTCAtcagtaaaaattacattgtttaaaaagtcTTCGCTATCATCAATTCTGCACTGACAGTACTGACAGCGCTGAGCACTGGATGCGGCGCGTGGTAAAACTACGCTCAAGGTCAAACAGGTGTACCAAACTTATTGCCAACGTTCTAaactaaaacttacaaatatactCTACAGCACCAAAGGATTATTACTCATCCATTTAAACTAATACTATCATGAGTAATTTCCAAAACTAGGGAGTTCTTTTCCGGACACCCGGTGTATCCATCTGGAGTGCAAAGCTCATAAAGCTTAATGCCATATTTGTGGCGcttgtttttgatatattgtcTAAAAGACAATCTTCCCCGCCACAACACCATGGCCTTATTAAGTGACAGATTCTTCCCAGGACTGTAGGCTCTTGTAAAATTCGTCAAAAGATGCTTCAGTGCATTTGTTATTTTATGCAGTTTGTCATCTGTAGAATCAACgttaaggttataaaa of the Homalodisca vitripennis isolate AUS2020 chromosome X, UT_GWSS_2.1, whole genome shotgun sequence genome contains:
- the LOC124369923 gene encoding enhancer of rudimentary homolog, with the protein product MSETLKNLNENSESTQTHCILLIQVGPIESRIYSDFESVTDCCKGILQIYEDYLARLHNTEAKINYGAANALRFVNDVTDISCLVYHEASGMYAPYPREWILEKLLMLFKPAQNALTNDHE